In Oceanivirga salmonicida, the following proteins share a genomic window:
- a CDS encoding formate--tetrahydrofolate ligase, with translation MEKDIEIAKKTKLKNINDICLNLGIREEEVELYGKYKAKINLDIFKRLETKSNGYLILVTAITPTKKGEGKSTVTIGLSQAFNKLGHSSIAALREPSMGPVFGLKGGATGGGYSQVLPMEDINLHFTGDFHAITAANNLIAACIDNHIYWGNELNIDKDSIFLKRTLDTNDRALRKIEIKDNKYTRQDSFQITVASEIMAILCLSNSLKELKEKVANMVVAKNVSGDLIRVRDLKVAGAVATILKDAIKPNIVQTIENTPAIIHGGPFANIAHGCNSILATKLALKLSDYTITEAGFAADLGAEKFFNIKCRQAGITPDMVVLVVTTRALEENGYGNLKVHMENIKKFNVPVIVSINKFEGDTEEDFDKIKEYCNQYGVKAMVNESYEKGSEGATDLVKQIINDIEEIEKIEDEIEKVNINNFEFLYSLDLSVEEKIDKLVKEIYRAKDIEYSDLAKEKLEYFKDKGIDKMPICMSKTPISITDNPKIKGEPSDYTFKINDIRPSFGADFLVVMSGNVIDMPGLPKEPAANFIDIDENEEIIGLF, from the coding sequence ATGGAAAAAGATATAGAAATTGCAAAAAAAACTAAATTAAAGAACATTAATGATATTTGTTTAAATTTAGGAATAAGAGAAGAAGAAGTAGAACTTTACGGTAAATATAAGGCTAAAATAAATTTAGACATATTTAAAAGATTAGAAACAAAGTCAAATGGGTATTTAATATTAGTAACTGCAATAACTCCTACTAAAAAAGGAGAAGGTAAGTCAACGGTAACTATAGGTTTAAGCCAAGCATTTAATAAATTAGGACATAGTTCTATTGCGGCATTAAGAGAACCATCTATGGGACCTGTATTTGGTTTAAAAGGCGGTGCTACTGGTGGTGGTTACTCACAAGTATTACCTATGGAAGATATTAATTTACATTTCACAGGAGATTTTCATGCAATAACAGCAGCAAATAATTTAATTGCAGCATGCATAGATAATCACATATACTGGGGTAATGAATTAAATATAGATAAAGACAGTATATTTTTAAAAAGAACACTAGATACTAATGATAGAGCACTTAGAAAAATAGAAATAAAAGATAATAAATATACAAGACAAGATTCATTTCAGATAACAGTTGCTTCTGAAATAATGGCTATATTATGTTTGTCAAATTCACTTAAAGAATTAAAAGAAAAAGTAGCTAATATGGTAGTAGCAAAAAATGTGTCAGGAGACCTTATTAGAGTAAGAGATTTAAAGGTAGCAGGTGCAGTTGCAACTATTTTAAAAGATGCAATTAAACCTAATATAGTTCAGACAATAGAAAACACACCTGCCATAATACATGGTGGACCTTTTGCTAACATTGCACATGGTTGTAATTCAATATTAGCAACTAAATTAGCATTAAAGTTATCAGATTACACTATAACAGAAGCAGGATTTGCTGCTGATTTAGGTGCAGAGAAGTTTTTTAATATTAAATGTAGACAAGCAGGAATAACTCCTGATATGGTAGTTTTAGTAGTTACAACAAGAGCCTTAGAAGAAAATGGTTACGGTAATTTAAAAGTTCATATGGAAAATATTAAGAAATTTAATGTACCAGTAATAGTTTCAATAAATAAATTTGAAGGCGATACAGAAGAAGACTTTGATAAAATAAAAGAATACTGTAATCAATATGGTGTTAAAGCTATGGTAAATGAGTCATATGAAAAAGGATCTGAAGGTGCTACTGATTTAGTAAAACAAATAATTAATGACATAGAAGAAATAGAAAAAATAGAAGATGAAATTGAAAAAGTTAATATAAATAATTTTGAATTTCTATATTCATTAGATTTAAGTGTAGAAGAAAAAATAGATAAATTAGTAAAAGAAATTTATAGAGCAAAAGATATAGAATATTCTGATTTAGCAAAGGAAAAATTAGAATACTTTAAAGATAAAGGTATAGATAAAATGCCTATATGTATGTCTAAAACTCCAATTTCTATAACTGATAATCCTAAAATTAAAGGAGAACCTAGTGATTATACATTTAAAATAAATGATATAAGACCATCGTTTGGAGCAGATTTTCTAGTAGTTATGTCAGGAAATGTAATAGATATGCCAGGATTACCAAAAGAACCTGCTGCTAATTTCATTGATATAGATGAAAATGAAGAAATAATAGGATTATTTTAA